In one window of Campylobacter coli DNA:
- a CDS encoding DUF262 domain-containing HNH endonuclease family protein codes for MEFKPKKEYVCKLLSDEGVKFVIPEYQRPYRWGIDECETLWNDILEVFGDGENISEYFLGSIVAYQNDKNELEIIDGQQRITTFTLFFRAFYEHFQSEQANVKISYLEGFGKCIWEYDLDHGLDYSKSHLSSRVITDCDNIILNELLNKEINLENLRKSNSRYAKNFNFFYDKLLEFKTTRPLQWEMLCKMFLSKTLFTLIVICDSQESAMTIFNTLNSRGLPLSNADILKGYIYKRVSHKNEFANEWKELEAKIDESNNIKNLDFLFLQFMHVIRAENKDFDTTTHSVLNFFTKSDKKVYYGAIDNWLYRDNTMYFIKSLANFWDKPENYLSDLSNKYMKILNLFQNDSWKAFVSCLVWRNKDNIDNKDEFSKEFDKYLPILIQYVTLAFLNGNASINVIKEIVFKMNVKLKINESFLAKQNIPSFENFLEVSRNFDSRKTKYILFLYAYIYDDFKQVIDSDSLEVEHILPKQWQNANFNEWDEQSHFEYLENIGNKILLPKKSNIKCIDNFFAKKQIEYSNSNNANLKEVLDLSKRTKNIWTKEDIDNRAQAIYSKMVEFLQG; via the coding sequence ATGGAATTTAAACCAAAGAAAGAATATGTATGCAAATTATTAAGTGATGAAGGGGTTAAATTTGTAATTCCTGAATATCAAAGACCGTATAGATGGGGTATAGATGAATGTGAGACTCTTTGGAATGATATTTTGGAAGTCTTTGGTGATGGGGAAAATATAAGTGAATATTTTCTGGGTTCCATTGTTGCTTATCAAAACGATAAAAATGAACTAGAAATTATAGATGGACAACAGAGAATTACTACTTTTACATTATTTTTCAGGGCATTTTATGAACATTTTCAGTCAGAGCAAGCTAATGTAAAGATAAGCTATTTAGAAGGTTTCGGTAAATGTATTTGGGAATATGACCTAGATCATGGTCTAGATTATAGCAAAAGCCATTTAAGTAGTAGAGTGATTACGGATTGTGACAATATCATATTAAACGAGTTATTAAACAAAGAAATCAATCTTGAAAATTTACGAAAATCAAATTCAAGGTATGCTAAAAATTTTAATTTTTTCTATGATAAGCTATTAGAATTTAAAACAACTAGACCATTGCAATGGGAAATGTTATGCAAAATGTTTTTATCAAAAACACTTTTTACGCTAATAGTAATCTGTGATAGTCAAGAGTCTGCTATGACTATATTTAATACATTAAACTCAAGAGGATTGCCACTTTCCAATGCTGATATTTTAAAAGGATATATCTATAAAAGAGTTTCACATAAAAATGAATTTGCTAATGAGTGGAAAGAATTGGAAGCAAAAATTGATGAAAGTAATAATATAAAAAATTTAGATTTCTTGTTTTTGCAATTTATGCATGTAATTCGTGCCGAAAATAAGGATTTTGATACTACGACTCATAGTGTATTAAATTTTTTCACAAAATCCGATAAAAAAGTATATTATGGAGCAATAGATAATTGGCTTTATAGAGATAATACAATGTATTTTATAAAGAGTTTGGCAAATTTTTGGGATAAACCTGAAAATTATTTAAGTGATTTGTCAAATAAGTATATGAAAATTTTAAATTTATTTCAAAACGATTCATGGAAAGCATTTGTTAGTTGTCTGGTTTGGAGAAATAAAGATAATATAGACAATAAAGATGAATTTAGTAAAGAGTTTGACAAATATTTACCAATATTAATTCAATATGTTACTTTAGCATTTTTAAATGGTAATGCATCAATTAATGTAATTAAAGAAATTGTATTTAAAATGAATGTAAAACTTAAAATAAATGAGAGTTTTCTAGCAAAACAAAATATTCCTAGTTTCGAGAATTTTCTAGAGGTAAGTAGAAACTTTGATTCAAGAAAGACCAAGTATATTTTGTTTTTATATGCCTATATTTATGATGATTTTAAGCAAGTTATAGATTCTGATTCTTTGGAGGTTGAACATATTTTACCAAAGCAATGGCAAAATGCTAATTTTAATGAATGGGATGAGCAATCTCATTTTGAGTATTTAGAAAATATAGGAAATAAAATTTTACTACCTAAAAAAAGCAATATAAAATGCATTGATAATTTTTTTGCTAAAAAGCAAATAGAATATAGTAATTCTAATAATGCAAATTTAAAAGAAGTTTTGGATTTGTCAAAACGCACAAAAAATATCTGGACAAAAGAAGATATTGATAATAGAGCTCAAGCTATTTATTCAAAAATGGTAGAATTTTTACAAGGGTAA